Proteins from a single region of Corynebacterium casei LMG S-19264:
- a CDS encoding DUF1772 domain-containing protein, translating to MSWIAVLTILVAGFFGPAEFASFAFVHPVIRKLDPDNQLLFEKGLLKTFGRVMPIGMTLGVILGIALAIDHTNYFTISAAIALVVALIVTIFGNVPINAQTGRITETTATKEFITMRRRWDKYQLVRGSLQVIGFVLVVLGVAIS from the coding sequence ATGAGCTGGATTGCTGTTCTAACCATCCTGGTCGCCGGGTTTTTCGGACCTGCAGAATTTGCATCGTTTGCCTTTGTCCACCCAGTGATCCGCAAGCTCGACCCCGATAACCAGCTGCTGTTTGAAAAAGGACTTCTCAAAACTTTTGGCCGCGTCATGCCCATCGGCATGACCTTAGGTGTCATCCTTGGCATTGCTTTAGCGATTGACCACACCAACTACTTCACAATCTCCGCCGCTATCGCTTTGGTGGTCGCATTGATTGTCACCATCTTCGGCAACGTTCCCATTAATGCGCAGACGGGACGTATTACGGAAACCACCGCAACTAAAGAGTTCATCACTATGCGCCGGCGGTGGGACAAATACCAACTTGTCCGCGGAAGTCTGCAGGTCATTGGCTTTGTTCTGGTAGTCCTCGGCGTAGCAATTAGCTAA
- a CDS encoding SulP family inorganic anion transporter translates to MTTKVTSPTSDTNRYRPEPSVLTALRTPRILLKEALAGLVVALALIPEAISFSIIAGVDPKVGLFSSFIMAVTIAVVGGRPAMISAATGAVALVVAPVVREYGMDYFIATVLLAGILQIVLAVCGVAKLMRFIPRSVMVGFVNSLAILIFMAQLPELFNVPWAVYPLFALGLVILVFFPKLTKAVPAPLVSIVVVTAIVVVFAISVPTVGDKGELPRSLPELFIPNVPLNLETLSIIAPYALAMALVGLMESLMTAKLVDEVTDTHSNKTRESWGQGIANIASGMFGGMGGCAMIGQTMINVKVSGARTRISTFLAGTFLLILMVALGDLVAVIPMAALVAVMVMVSVGTFDWHSIKPSTLKRMPKSETAIMLITVAVVVATSNLAIGVVVGVFAASVMFVRRVAHLINVRRELKVDNGVEAAHYTVEGQLLFASSNDLTTMFEYTADPEHIIIDLSKSHIWDASTVAALDAIETKYAQHGKRVEFIGMNEFTTAFHSRLTGELGAS, encoded by the coding sequence TTGACCACGAAAGTTACTTCCCCCACCTCCGATACGAACCGCTACCGGCCAGAACCATCGGTGCTAACCGCACTGAGGACGCCACGGATTCTTCTCAAAGAAGCGCTCGCTGGTTTGGTGGTTGCCCTTGCGCTTATTCCAGAGGCAATTTCCTTTTCCATCATTGCTGGCGTGGATCCAAAGGTCGGGCTGTTTTCTTCCTTCATTATGGCTGTCACCATCGCCGTGGTGGGTGGGCGCCCAGCCATGATTTCTGCCGCCACAGGTGCGGTTGCCTTGGTGGTTGCGCCGGTGGTCCGTGAGTACGGGATGGACTATTTCATCGCAACGGTGTTGCTCGCCGGCATACTGCAGATTGTGCTCGCGGTCTGTGGCGTTGCGAAACTCATGCGGTTTATCCCCCGCAGCGTCATGGTGGGCTTTGTAAATTCCTTGGCCATCCTCATCTTTATGGCGCAGCTCCCGGAGCTTTTCAACGTCCCGTGGGCGGTCTACCCGCTCTTTGCTCTAGGCCTTGTCATTTTGGTCTTCTTTCCTAAACTCACCAAGGCTGTTCCAGCACCTCTGGTTTCCATTGTGGTGGTCACTGCCATCGTGGTGGTCTTCGCTATCAGCGTTCCTACCGTCGGCGATAAGGGTGAATTACCACGCAGCCTGCCGGAGTTGTTTATTCCGAATGTGCCTTTGAATTTAGAAACCCTTAGTATTATCGCGCCTTATGCCCTAGCGATGGCACTAGTGGGGCTCATGGAGTCTCTGATGACGGCCAAGCTGGTGGATGAAGTTACTGATACTCATTCCAACAAAACCCGTGAAAGCTGGGGTCAAGGTATCGCCAACATTGCTTCCGGCATGTTTGGTGGCATGGGCGGTTGCGCCATGATCGGGCAGACCATGATTAACGTCAAGGTCTCCGGTGCCCGCACCCGAATTTCCACTTTCTTGGCTGGCACCTTCCTGCTCATCCTCATGGTGGCATTGGGTGACCTAGTTGCCGTCATCCCGATGGCCGCCCTGGTCGCTGTCATGGTGATGGTTTCTGTGGGCACCTTTGACTGGCATTCCATCAAGCCATCAACGCTCAAGCGCATGCCGAAGAGCGAGACCGCCATCATGCTCATCACCGTGGCCGTGGTTGTGGCAACCTCCAACCTCGCCATCGGCGTTGTAGTTGGTGTCTTCGCTGCATCGGTCATGTTCGTGCGCCGCGTGGCTCACCTCATCAACGTCCGCCGTGAACTCAAGGTCGACAATGGCGTGGAAGCCGCGCATTACACCGTGGAAGGCCAACTGCTTTTCGCATCCAGCAATGACTTGACCACCATGTTTGAGTACACCGCCGACCCCGAGCACATCATCATTGATCTGAGCAAGTCCCATATTTGGGATGCATCGACAGTAGCTGCACTCGACGCCATTGAAACCAAGTACGCGCAGCACGGAAAACGCGTTGAATTTATCGGCATGAACGAATTCACCACCGCGTTCCACTCGCGCCTGACTGGCGAATTGGGAGCTTCCTAA
- a CDS encoding MFS transporter → MSIAIICDSIVFVGIGTFIVLFMHEYRGVPENLANASLFIFYIMGAFGTAVGGHLAKRWQRTAILRWSYLLSIPLLAGMFLIPGPINWIFIVIVALTLYVPFSLQVTLGQDYLPQHMSTASGVTLGLAVTVGGIATPLIGALADMVGLEYALLPLIALPAVAYIALRGLKDPKIFTVTTGPQTKGL, encoded by the coding sequence ATGTCGATTGCCATTATTTGCGACTCGATTGTCTTTGTGGGCATTGGCACATTCATCGTGCTGTTCATGCACGAATACCGCGGGGTACCGGAAAACCTGGCTAATGCATCCCTGTTTATCTTCTACATCATGGGCGCTTTTGGCACCGCTGTCGGTGGGCACCTTGCTAAGCGATGGCAACGCACCGCCATCCTGCGTTGGTCCTATCTTTTGTCCATTCCGCTGCTTGCCGGCATGTTCCTCATTCCGGGGCCGATTAACTGGATATTTATCGTCATTGTCGCGCTGACCTTGTACGTGCCATTCTCGCTACAGGTGACCCTGGGGCAAGACTATCTACCACAGCACATGAGCACCGCCAGTGGCGTGACCTTGGGTTTGGCGGTAACTGTCGGCGGAATTGCGACGCCTCTGATTGGTGCGCTCGCAGACATGGTCGGCTTGGAATACGCGCTGCTTCCGCTGATTGCGCTCCCTGCAGTGGCTTATATCGCGCTTAGGGGCTTAAAGGATCCAAAGATTTTCACAGTCACCACTGGCCCCCAAACGAAGGGGCTTTAG
- a CDS encoding MFS transporter, which translates to MDFSQGAIAALMPFLALQGGYSYAGAAGIMLTYSLASSIIQPVLGIMGEKRHMFWLIPVSVTVSGIGIASIGSVSTYCSVAALASALRPSNQRVLAAPVR; encoded by the coding sequence GTGGATTTCTCTCAAGGCGCGATTGCCGCGTTAATGCCGTTTCTGGCTTTGCAGGGAGGCTATTCCTACGCCGGTGCCGCGGGCATCATGCTTACCTACTCTTTGGCATCCTCCATCATCCAGCCGGTACTTGGCATCATGGGCGAAAAAAGGCACATGTTCTGGCTCATTCCAGTCAGCGTGACGGTATCCGGCATTGGTATTGCATCGATTGGCTCGGTGAGTACTTATTGTTCAGTAGCTGCGTTGGCATCGGCGTTGCGGCCCTCCAACCAGCGAGTGCTAGCCGCGCCCGTGAGGTGA
- a CDS encoding arsenate-mycothiol transferase ArsC translates to MSSIPKVLFVCVGNGGKSQMAAALTALHAGDKLEIHSAGTKPGAKLNAMSVEAIAEVGADMSQEQPKGIDTDLLRGVDRTILLGKDAQLELPADAHGTIERWITDEPTDRRIDGMERMRLIRDDIDARVRALLAELGL, encoded by the coding sequence ATGAGCAGCATCCCGAAAGTCCTTTTTGTCTGCGTCGGCAATGGAGGCAAGTCCCAGATGGCCGCTGCGTTGACCGCACTTCACGCCGGCGACAAGCTTGAGATTCATTCCGCAGGCACGAAACCGGGAGCGAAGCTCAATGCCATGTCTGTTGAAGCAATCGCGGAAGTAGGCGCAGATATGTCCCAAGAGCAACCGAAAGGCATCGACACAGACCTACTTCGAGGCGTTGACCGGACAATTCTCCTTGGTAAAGACGCACAGCTTGAGCTGCCTGCCGATGCCCACGGCACCATAGAGCGCTGGATTACCGACGAGCCAACGGATCGCAGGATTGACGGCATGGAACGCATGCGGCTCATCCGCGATGACATCGATGCACGCGTGCGCGCATTGCTGGCAGAGCTCGGGCTCTAG
- a CDS encoding IS256 family transposase, with protein sequence MAASPHSIDPTTYLDELLAQASPDLMREMLQGFINQILSTQADQVCGADYATTSESRTNVRNGYRHRDLDTRVGTIDVAVPKLRTGSFFPDWLLERRTRAERALTTVIATCYLKGVSTRRMNDLVASLGINNLSKSQVSEMAKDLDCMVEDFRTRPLDTGPYLYVSCDALTMKVREGGRVVKTSVLLATGVNAEGYRELLGMQVATSESASSWTGFFRDLKARGLNEVYLVTSDAHLGIQHAISDVLPNASWQRCRTHFAKNLSAMVPKTQWPTLSAMFHTIFQQPDSESVWSQAKEVVTFCEQKFPHVADYLEEAFDELLAFTNTPKSVWKKVWSNNPTERLNREIRRRTDVVGIFPNRDAVVRLVGAVLAEQHDDWIQQNRYMSLTSLEQTKAMITANVIDADTTTKEVA encoded by the coding sequence ATGGCCGCTAGTCCTCATTCTATCGACCCAACTACCTACTTGGACGAATTGCTCGCTCAAGCATCCCCAGATCTGATGCGCGAGATGCTTCAAGGTTTCATTAACCAAATCCTCTCGACCCAAGCTGACCAAGTCTGCGGCGCCGATTACGCCACCACGTCTGAGTCTCGCACCAATGTCCGCAACGGCTACCGCCACCGCGACCTAGATACTCGCGTGGGTACCATCGATGTTGCAGTACCTAAGCTACGCACTGGATCGTTCTTCCCGGACTGGCTCCTGGAACGACGAACCCGGGCCGAACGAGCACTCACCACCGTGATAGCCACCTGCTACTTGAAGGGCGTATCCACTCGCAGGATGAACGATCTTGTCGCTAGTCTAGGTATCAATAATCTCTCAAAATCCCAGGTCTCTGAGATGGCGAAAGATCTTGATTGCATGGTCGAAGATTTTCGCACCAGGCCACTAGATACCGGCCCATACTTGTATGTCTCATGTGACGCGTTAACCATGAAAGTCCGTGAAGGCGGACGAGTGGTTAAAACCTCCGTACTACTTGCTACCGGGGTTAATGCTGAAGGCTACCGCGAGCTACTAGGCATGCAGGTCGCTACATCGGAATCAGCATCGTCATGGACCGGGTTCTTCCGTGACTTAAAAGCCCGCGGGCTTAATGAGGTCTATTTGGTAACCAGTGATGCTCACTTAGGTATCCAGCACGCGATCAGTGACGTGTTACCGAACGCCTCATGGCAACGCTGCAGAACCCATTTCGCCAAGAACCTCTCAGCGATGGTGCCCAAGACTCAATGGCCGACATTATCGGCGATGTTTCACACGATCTTCCAACAACCAGACTCAGAATCGGTGTGGTCCCAAGCCAAAGAGGTCGTGACATTTTGCGAGCAGAAGTTCCCACACGTGGCCGACTACCTGGAAGAAGCCTTCGACGAGCTCCTAGCGTTTACCAATACCCCGAAGTCGGTGTGGAAGAAAGTCTGGTCGAATAACCCTACTGAACGGCTTAATCGTGAAATCCGGCGACGCACAGATGTTGTCGGTATCTTCCCGAATCGTGACGCTGTTGTGCGCCTTGTTGGTGCGGTGTTGGCAGAACAGCATGATGACTGGATTCAGCAAAACCGCTACATGTCACTGACAAGCCTTGAGCAAACCAAAGCAATGATCACCGCCAACGTCATCGACGCCGACACCACCACCAAGGAAGTCGCATGA
- a CDS encoding ArsR/SmtB family transcription factor, which translates to MTVPQFLPLASLDDCCSLGSGPLSADESVRYATLFKVLSEPARLQILSRLAADGCGPVSVNDITESIGLSQPTVSHHLRKLTEAGLLERAQQGRTVIHSIRPELFAELRTVLQME; encoded by the coding sequence ATGACTGTCCCCCAATTCCTGCCGCTGGCAAGTCTTGATGATTGCTGCTCACTAGGCTCCGGCCCCTTAAGCGCAGACGAGTCCGTGCGTTACGCGACCCTATTCAAGGTCTTGTCCGAGCCAGCACGGCTGCAAATTCTCTCCCGCCTCGCCGCCGATGGCTGCGGCCCGGTCTCCGTCAACGACATCACAGAGAGCATCGGCCTAAGCCAGCCCACGGTTTCCCACCACTTGCGCAAGTTGACCGAGGCTGGCCTCCTAGAACGCGCGCAACAGGGCCGCACGGTGATTCACTCCATTCGGCCTGAGCTCTTCGCGGAGCTCCGCACCGTTTTGCAGATGGAATAA
- a CDS encoding AAA family ATPase, which yields MENLSLDEIDMAKVVASRTPVDVKLASDVKSIFEQMLGDGKSVINPDIKIWTASVAEDLGARVEQNPIVGTELNQWEKLSLQLADAPDEVLLLAAELVFLREQPIRNSRPETRKEHIQLVLNLLAMTVELPQFMQDCLSRPSGQGGFRSGQGYNGQMWKHLIWCTKFIEHIAAMSDGERQTLQNDPWALQNAMLSSGTDTPDIRNALQFLMRPDYFEVISSVNTKARIREALAPQIGDVSGPEPQDVDKDLLRIRALFAEEIQGPFSFWSPGVIERWQPEQPKSSKLSATPTEPAAAADVAEPRQRHYWVYAPGEKASKWEEFSDGGIMAIGWDELGDFAQYKSQKEIRIRLANGDSNSQPTNSSKAVWDFQNEMEVGDIVYAKNGQSTIVGRGTVTSAPRFADDRDSFQHVREVAWDYVDQWDSEFKLPLKTLTDVTQKLDLIERLEALVTGELETDVNALSKQIPTYGRADFLKEVFLEESKYDRLCALLKRKKNVILAGPPGVGKTFTAKRLAYSVMGEEDSDRVKMVQFHQSYSYEDFMMGYRPTESGGFTLAEGHFYRFCTMAKDDPERDYFFIIDEINRGNISKIFGELLMLIEGDKRGLQIMLQYKNEKFFVPNNLHIIGMMNTADRSLAVLDYALRRRFGFFNLAPGFDTDGFKRLQAEFGDQRLDSLVGVLGDLNRSIIEDPGLGAGFAVGHSYLTPPRNFAASSQDVGAWLTSVVEDELVPLIDEYWFDEPNTADRWAERLRSALV from the coding sequence ATGGAGAATCTTTCCCTAGATGAAATAGATATGGCGAAGGTTGTAGCTTCCCGCACCCCTGTCGACGTGAAACTAGCTAGCGACGTAAAGTCCATCTTCGAGCAAATGCTGGGAGATGGAAAGTCCGTCATCAATCCGGACATAAAGATTTGGACAGCCTCAGTCGCGGAAGATCTTGGTGCCAGAGTTGAACAAAATCCAATAGTTGGCACCGAGCTTAACCAGTGGGAAAAACTAAGCCTCCAACTTGCTGACGCTCCCGATGAAGTCTTACTCTTGGCAGCAGAGCTTGTGTTTCTTCGTGAACAACCCATCCGAAACTCACGGCCCGAAACCCGCAAAGAACATATTCAACTCGTCCTTAATTTGCTGGCAATGACGGTTGAATTGCCGCAGTTTATGCAGGACTGCCTTTCTCGACCTTCTGGCCAAGGGGGTTTTAGAAGTGGTCAGGGGTACAACGGTCAAATGTGGAAGCATCTCATTTGGTGCACCAAATTCATCGAGCACATCGCTGCAATGTCCGACGGTGAACGCCAAACCCTGCAAAATGATCCGTGGGCACTTCAAAATGCAATGCTCTCTTCCGGGACGGATACACCAGATATTCGCAATGCGCTGCAATTCCTCATGCGCCCGGACTATTTTGAAGTCATTTCATCGGTCAATACCAAAGCCCGAATTCGAGAAGCACTAGCGCCACAAATTGGGGATGTATCTGGGCCAGAACCTCAAGACGTTGACAAAGACCTTCTTCGCATCCGCGCGTTGTTCGCGGAGGAGATTCAAGGCCCATTCAGTTTTTGGTCTCCAGGAGTGATCGAGCGCTGGCAACCTGAACAGCCTAAAAGCTCGAAACTAAGCGCAACACCAACCGAACCCGCTGCGGCAGCTGATGTTGCTGAACCTCGTCAGCGTCATTACTGGGTATACGCCCCTGGCGAAAAGGCCTCCAAATGGGAAGAGTTCTCCGATGGCGGGATTATGGCAATCGGTTGGGATGAACTAGGAGATTTCGCGCAGTATAAGAGCCAAAAAGAGATTCGAATTCGGCTCGCCAATGGGGATTCTAATTCACAACCAACAAATTCATCGAAGGCAGTGTGGGATTTTCAAAATGAAATGGAAGTCGGTGACATCGTCTACGCCAAGAACGGCCAATCCACCATTGTTGGGCGTGGAACTGTCACCTCCGCTCCTCGCTTTGCAGACGATAGAGACTCATTTCAGCATGTTCGTGAGGTTGCTTGGGACTATGTTGATCAGTGGGACAGCGAGTTCAAGCTCCCACTCAAGACGCTGACTGATGTTACTCAAAAGCTTGATCTCATTGAACGGCTCGAGGCTCTGGTTACCGGAGAGCTCGAAACAGACGTCAATGCGCTTTCCAAGCAAATTCCTACATACGGCCGTGCTGATTTCTTGAAGGAAGTCTTCCTCGAGGAATCCAAGTATGACCGACTGTGTGCGCTACTTAAGCGAAAGAAGAATGTCATTCTTGCAGGTCCTCCCGGTGTCGGCAAAACCTTCACGGCGAAGCGACTCGCGTACTCAGTCATGGGTGAGGAAGATTCTGATCGCGTCAAGATGGTTCAGTTCCACCAAAGCTACTCCTATGAAGATTTTATGATGGGTTACCGCCCAACTGAGTCCGGCGGGTTCACCCTCGCCGAGGGACATTTCTACCGCTTCTGCACGATGGCAAAAGATGATCCTGAAAGGGACTATTTCTTCATCATCGATGAGATTAACCGCGGCAATATCTCAAAGATCTTCGGTGAACTGCTCATGCTCATTGAAGGAGATAAGCGTGGTCTGCAAATCATGCTTCAGTACAAAAATGAGAAATTCTTTGTGCCTAATAACCTACACATCATTGGAATGATGAACACGGCGGACCGTAGCCTTGCAGTTTTGGACTATGCGCTGCGCCGAAGGTTCGGATTCTTCAACCTGGCGCCCGGGTTCGACACTGATGGATTCAAGCGCCTGCAGGCAGAGTTTGGTGACCAACGGCTTGATTCTTTGGTGGGTGTTCTCGGCGATCTCAATCGCTCTATCATCGAGGACCCCGGTCTGGGTGCTGGATTCGCGGTCGGTCATAGCTACCTGACACCGCCGCGTAATTTTGCAGCCTCAAGTCAGGACGTCGGCGCATGGCTCACCTCTGTCGTTGAAGATGAACTGGTTCCGCTGATTGACGAGTATTGGTTCGATGAGCCCAACACTGCTGATCGGTGGGCGGAGAGACTGCGAAGTGCACTGGTATGA
- the mcrC gene encoding 5-methylcytosine-specific restriction endonuclease system specificity protein McrC: MSQSPILIRNVYVMLAYAFRSINSELAQKVSSEEFEHLHDLLAEILIQGVNSQVKRGLYRDYLARSEELPSVRGQIDFGQTLSQSSRTHGRVVCSFDEYLPDVPHNQVLKSVITLLIKRGEVGKLRAKALRRLLPYLEEVTSISPSTIRWRDLQFHRANASYRLLLGVCELIVHGLLPTESEGESKLDSWFAEEAMSTLFERFLREYFAFHHPELSPAAPHVKWDFDDAFATGVDQLPAMKTDLTLRTTSHTLIIDAKYYGNSLQTSRFGGKGTVHSGNLYQILTYVKNQDVEQSGSVSGLLLYAQTAAEVQPDLDIIIQGNRIGAQALNLNAEWNYLIQQLEKLTEWLSE, translated from the coding sequence ATGAGCCAAAGCCCAATCTTGATTCGGAATGTCTACGTGATGCTCGCGTACGCTTTCCGAAGCATCAACAGCGAGCTGGCTCAAAAGGTCAGCTCCGAAGAGTTCGAGCACCTGCATGATTTACTCGCTGAGATTCTCATTCAAGGAGTAAATAGCCAAGTAAAGCGTGGACTCTACCGTGACTATTTGGCTCGCTCTGAAGAGCTTCCATCCGTCCGCGGACAAATCGATTTTGGGCAAACTCTTTCTCAAAGCTCCCGTACTCACGGCCGCGTTGTTTGTTCCTTCGATGAGTACCTGCCCGATGTTCCACACAACCAAGTACTCAAATCAGTCATTACGCTCCTAATTAAAAGGGGCGAAGTTGGAAAACTACGCGCTAAAGCACTGCGCAGACTCCTGCCCTATTTGGAAGAAGTCACGTCGATTTCGCCATCAACTATCCGTTGGCGCGACCTGCAATTTCATCGCGCCAACGCTAGTTACCGCCTGCTACTTGGAGTCTGTGAACTCATCGTTCACGGATTGCTTCCAACCGAGAGCGAAGGCGAATCAAAGCTGGATTCTTGGTTCGCTGAAGAAGCCATGAGCACGTTGTTTGAACGATTCTTGCGCGAATACTTTGCCTTCCACCATCCCGAGCTTTCGCCCGCAGCGCCGCACGTGAAATGGGACTTTGACGATGCCTTCGCAACGGGCGTGGACCAGCTCCCCGCTATGAAAACGGATCTGACGCTTCGGACCACATCGCACACTCTCATCATCGATGCCAAGTACTACGGGAACTCGCTTCAAACTTCCCGGTTTGGAGGAAAAGGAACCGTTCATTCTGGAAACCTCTACCAAATTCTGACTTATGTCAAGAACCAGGATGTAGAGCAGTCAGGCAGCGTAAGTGGACTATTGCTCTATGCCCAGACCGCGGCAGAGGTACAACCCGACCTAGACATAATCATTCAAGGTAATCGAATCGGAGCGCAGGCCCTGAACTTGAATGCTGAATGGAACTATTTAATCCAACAATTAGAAAAACTGACTGAATGGCTGTCCGAGTAG
- a CDS encoding ABC transporter substrate-binding protein, translating into MKKSIFYLPAILATASLAIISCSSSPEDSAESSAESASANADQSTSSGDARTVNTVLGEVTVPADIDSVVVLEGRRDLDIVLSLGLPLTGMPYEEAGSLDLESPLADELAEAKESGAEELFLADEINVESIAAAKPDLIISRVDDVEPIQDKLEAIAPVLAIGDQSTSTWQEDLQLVAEATGTEERAAELIDDYESQVAELSEEYADVLAENSFVPLSYNEEQIETRPNRLLSTILRDLGAKSSDAFQAAIDGEEVAYSPEQTLEGFEDADGIIALVNDPQVWEDVQNDALFNKLPAVQNGHIVRSDKQTHEGGPLTATHSLKVIEELLKTF; encoded by the coding sequence GTGAAAAAATCTATTTTCTATCTGCCTGCCATCCTTGCCACCGCTTCCCTAGCCATCATTAGCTGCTCTTCCTCCCCGGAGGATTCTGCGGAGTCATCCGCGGAATCTGCCTCAGCCAATGCTGACCAGTCAACGTCATCTGGCGATGCTCGTACTGTCAATACCGTTCTCGGTGAAGTTACGGTTCCGGCCGACATTGACTCCGTGGTGGTTCTCGAGGGCCGCCGAGACTTGGACATCGTTCTATCTCTTGGACTCCCTCTCACCGGAATGCCTTACGAGGAAGCCGGGTCACTGGACTTGGAATCACCTCTCGCCGATGAGCTGGCCGAAGCTAAGGAATCGGGCGCTGAAGAACTATTCCTCGCAGATGAAATCAATGTAGAATCCATCGCCGCGGCTAAACCGGATTTGATCATCAGCCGCGTGGATGACGTGGAGCCAATCCAGGACAAGCTTGAGGCAATCGCCCCGGTCTTGGCTATTGGAGATCAGAGCACCAGCACGTGGCAAGAGGACCTCCAGCTCGTCGCAGAGGCAACCGGGACCGAAGAGCGCGCAGCAGAGCTTATCGATGACTACGAAAGCCAGGTGGCCGAGCTGTCCGAAGAATACGCTGATGTCCTCGCTGAAAATTCATTTGTTCCACTCAGCTACAACGAGGAACAGATTGAAACCCGCCCGAACCGTTTGCTCTCTACTATTCTCCGCGACTTGGGAGCGAAGTCTTCCGATGCATTCCAGGCTGCCATTGATGGCGAAGAAGTCGCGTACAGCCCGGAGCAAACCCTGGAGGGATTCGAAGACGCCGATGGCATTATCGCGCTAGTCAACGACCCACAGGTGTGGGAAGATGTCCAAAATGACGCCTTGTTCAACAAGCTTCCGGCGGTACAAAACGGGCACATCGTGCGCTCTGACAAGCAAACCCATGAAGGTGGGCCGCTGACAGCAACGCACTCGCTAAAAGTCATCGAAGAATTGCTCAAGACCTTCTAA
- a CDS encoding cation diffusion facilitator family transporter, whose translation MTSALLSPERTDVLRRRIRIVVAITITWNVIEAVAALIAGSAASSAALIGFGLDSIVEVLSAAAVAWQFASPNPESRERVALRVIAVSFFALAAYVSVDAVLSLAGLRDPEHSPVGIAIAALSLAVMPFLSWFERRTGRELGSSTAVADSKQTLICTYLSAALLVGLLFNSLFGWAWADSIAALFIAVFAVREGMEAWKGDACCATPVSVLTGELTDKCCEDECCSAGN comes from the coding sequence ATGACCTCGGCATTGCTCAGCCCGGAGCGCACGGATGTCTTGCGCCGCCGCATTCGAATCGTTGTTGCCATCACCATTACGTGGAATGTCATTGAAGCAGTAGCGGCACTCATTGCTGGCAGTGCTGCTTCATCAGCAGCACTCATTGGGTTCGGTCTCGACTCTATCGTGGAAGTGCTCTCTGCTGCTGCGGTGGCTTGGCAGTTTGCCTCACCCAATCCTGAAAGCCGAGAACGGGTAGCACTGCGCGTCATTGCAGTGTCCTTCTTTGCGCTGGCTGCCTATGTTTCTGTCGATGCGGTGCTGTCTTTAGCTGGATTGCGTGACCCGGAGCATTCACCAGTTGGCATTGCTATTGCAGCGTTGAGCCTGGCCGTAATGCCATTCCTTAGCTGGTTTGAGCGTCGAACCGGACGTGAGCTTGGCTCCTCGACTGCGGTCGCGGATTCAAAACAGACGCTTATTTGCACCTATTTATCCGCGGCATTGTTGGTCGGTTTGCTGTTCAACAGCCTGTTCGGCTGGGCTTGGGCAGATTCGATAGCCGCGCTATTCATCGCAGTATTTGCGGTGCGCGAAGGCATGGAAGCCTGGAAGGGGGATGCCTGCTGTGCAACGCCCGTTTCAGTTTTGACGGGAGAGCTCACTGACAAGTGTTGTGAGGATGAATGTTGCAGTGCCGGCAATTAA
- the cmtR gene encoding Cd(II)/Pb(II)-sensing metalloregulatory transcriptional regulator CmtR, whose protein sequence is MLTIASKLDVMNRLGRAMADPTRSRILLSLLDAPGYPAKLARELELSRTNVSNHFSCLRGCGIVVAEPEGRQTRYEIADPHITASLKSLIEVTLAVDESVPCMDPQCTVPGCCGNGEE, encoded by the coding sequence ATGCTGACTATAGCTTCGAAATTGGATGTGATGAACCGGCTCGGGCGCGCGATGGCGGATCCGACTCGCTCGCGAATATTGCTTTCGCTTCTCGATGCGCCGGGGTACCCGGCCAAGCTGGCGCGAGAACTTGAGCTAAGCCGCACGAATGTTTCCAATCACTTTTCTTGTTTGCGGGGTTGCGGCATCGTTGTTGCTGAGCCTGAGGGCCGGCAGACACGGTATGAGATTGCAGACCCACACATCACGGCTTCATTGAAGTCTTTGATTGAGGTCACCTTGGCAGTTGATGAAAGCGTGCCGTGCATGGATCCGCAGTGCACGGTGCCAGGGTGTTGTGGAAATGGGGAGGAATAA
- a CDS encoding toxin-antitoxin system YwqK family antitoxin, whose product MAAEKKTEIIDGYTIKYHANGKTRWSKGKVEDGQPVGYWEWYRLDGTLKRSGHFNAGEAVGEWITYDQQGEVYKITDRG is encoded by the coding sequence ATGGCTGCTGAGAAGAAAACCGAAATCATTGATGGCTACACCATCAAGTACCACGCGAACGGCAAAACTCGCTGGTCCAAAGGCAAAGTCGAAGACGGCCAGCCAGTTGGTTACTGGGAGTGGTACCGCTTGGACGGCACCCTTAAACGCTCCGGACACTTCAACGCCGGCGAAGCGGTAGGCGAGTGGATCACCTACGACCAGCAGGGTGAGGTCTACAAAATCACCGACCGCGGCTAA